The window GGCTCCGCCGACGGGGTCATGGCCCCCGGCTGGACCGCCCAACAGACCACCAAGGTCGCGGTGGGCCAGTCCCGAGGCCTCCTCGGCGTCGCCTGCACCCCGCCCGGGACCGACTTCTGGTTCCCCGCCCTCAGCAGCGCCAAGGGCCGCCTCGACTCCATCCACCTGACCAACCCGGACGACACCGAGGCCACCGTCCAGGTGAAGCTGTACGGCCCGGACGGCCTGCTCAAGGACAAGCCCGGCAGCCCCGAACGGCTCCCCTACAAGGTCGACCCCCGCGCCAGCGCCAAGGTGATGCTGTCCGACTTCCTCCCGGGCACCCAGCTCACCGACCTCACCGCCCGCGTCACCGTCGTGACCGGCCGGGTCGGCGCCACCGCGCAGATCGCCGAGGAGGGGGTCGGCGTCGACTGGCTGCCGGCGTCCACCGGACCCACGGGCAGCCTCGTCCTGCCGGGCATCCCCGCGGACGCCACCTCCGTCCGGCTCGTCGCCTTCGCCCCCGGCGAGGACGACGCCGACCTCAACCTCCGACTGGCCGGCCCCGGCGGCTCCATCAGCCCGGCCGGCAACGAGCAGGTCCACGTCAAGGCCGGCATGACGGCGAGCGTGGACCTCAAGGACGTCACCCGCGGCGAGGTGGGCTCCCTGCACCTGACCCCCGCGGACCCGAAGAAGGCCACCCCGGTCGTCGCGGCCGTCCGCGTGGTCCGCGGCACCGGCGCCAAGCAGGAGCTGGGCTTCCTCCCCGCCACCGCCCCCGTGGGCGCGCGGGCCACCGTCGCGGACAACCGGCTCGACGACAAGGCGACCCTGCTCGCCCTCACCGCGGCGGGCAGCGGGGACGCGAAGGTCCGCGTCACGGCCTCACCGGGCACCGACGGCGGCGAACCCACCGTCAAGGAAGTCACCGTCAAGGCGGGCACCACCCTGGCCGTGTCCCCGCCGCCGGCCCCCACCGGCGCGAAGGGCGCCTACGCCCTGACGCTGGAAACCCTCTCCGGAGGCCCCGTGTACGCCTCCCGCACGCTGACCCTGCCGCACGAGGGCATCCCCATGTTCACGATCCAGCCCTTCGGCGACGACCTCTCCACGGTCGCGGTCCCCAAGGCCGTCGAGGACCTCTCGATCCTGACCAGGTGAACCGGCGCGGGGCTCCGCCGGCACCCGGCGGAACCCCGCGGGAAGCAGCGGTGGGCGGGCCCTCAGTCCTGCCCGTAGCGGGGATCCACGATCTCCGGCGAGAGCCCCAACAGCTCCGCCACCTGCTCCACCACGATCTCGTGGACCAGCATGGCCTTCTCGTCGCGCCCCTTCGCCCGGATCTCCACCGGCCGCCGGAACACCACGATCCGGGCCGGTCGCCCGTCCCGGGCCTCCACCAGCCCGCCGAGCGGCACCGCCTCGTCGTTCCAACCACCGTCCGCGCCGCCCGGCGGCCCCGGCACGTCCGCGACCACGAACTCCACCTCGGCGAGCTGCGTCCAGCGCCGCTCCAACCGTTCCACGGAATCCCGTACGAGATCACCGAACAGCTCCGCCCGGCTCGCCGCCAGCGGTACCTGAGGTGGCGCCACCGGCCCCCGCATCCCCCGCCCGTGGCGGTCGCGCCGCCGGGGCCTCGGCTCGTGGGGGGTCCCTTCGGGACTCGTGGGAATCGGGGGCTTCAGCGGGCTGTCCGTCACCCTCGCAGGGTAGCCGTCACCCTGCCCCCGGCAGGGCCTCCCGGCGGCCACGGCCCCATGTCGTACCGCGAGCAATCCGGCCGGGGTCGGGGCCCGTTCAGGGCGACACGGGGGCGTGCCCGGTGGGGGAGTCGTCGCGGCCCGGTCAAGAGTGCGGTACCGTCCAACGTCGTGAGCCTTGTACGTCGCTGTTCGCGCACCGCGTGCGGCCGCCCTGCCGTCGCCACACTGACGTACGTCTACGCCGACTCGACCGCAGTTCTCGGCCCGCTCGCCACCTACGCCGAACCCCACTGTTACGACCTGTGCGCCGAGCACTCCGAGCGCCTGACCGCCCCCCGGGGCTGGGACGTGGTGCGGCTGACCGACGGCTCGGCCCCCTCCCGCCCCAGCGGCGACGACCTCGAAGCCCTGGCCAACGCCGTGCGCGAGGCGGCCCGCCCGCACGACCGCGCGGCCCAGGCGGGCGGCTCCGGACCCGGCGCCCCCACCCCCGGCGAAACCCGGCGAGGACACCTGCGCGTCCTGCGTTCGCCCGATTCCTGACCCGCCGATCCCCCCTCGGCTCGTCCGAAAGGGCGATCCGGGCACAGGGTAGGTTTGCCCCACCGCACGGATCCTTCAGGGGGGCAGGCAGTGGCCGCAGATCTTTCGAACATCGTCAAGGCGTACGACGTGCGCGGCGTCGTGCCCGACGAGTGGGACGAATCGCTGGCCGCACTCTTCGGCGCCGCGTTCGTCGAGGTCACCGGCGCCACCGCGATCGTGGTCGGCCACGACATGCGCCCCTCCTCGCCCGGCCTCTCCGCCGCGTTCGCCCGCGGCGCGGCCGCCCGCGGCGTGGACGTCACCCTGATCGGACTGTGCTCCACCGACCAGCTGTACTACGCCTCCGGCACGCTGGACCGGCCCGGCGCGATGTTCACCGCCTCCCACAACCCGGCCCGGTACAACGGCATCAAGCTCTGCCGCGCCGGCGCCGCCCCCGTGGGCCAGGACACCGGTCTCGCCACCATCCGCGAACTCGTCGAGAAGTGGACCGACGAGGGCGCCCCCGCCGTCCCTGCCGACACCGTCCCGGGCACCGTCACCGAACAGGACACCCTCACCGGGTACGCCGACCACCTCAAGGGCCTGGTCGACCTCACCGCCATCCGCCCCCTCAAGGTCGTCGTCGACGCCGGCAACGGCATGGGCGGACACACCGTCCCCACCGTCTTCGAAGGCCTCCCGCTGGACCTCGTCCCCCTGTACTTCGAACTCGACGGGACCTTCCCCAACCACGAGGCGAACCCCCTCGACCCGAAGAACCTCGTGGACCTCCAGGCCCGCGTGCTCGCCGAGGGCGCCGACCTCGGACTCGCCTTCGACGGCGACGCCGACCGCTGCTTCGTCGTCGACGAGCGCGGCGAGGGCGTCTCCCCCTCCGCCATCACCGCCCTGGTCGCCGCCCGCGAACTGGCCCGCAACGGCGGCACCGGCGTCGTGATCCACAACCTGATCACCTCCTGGTCCGTCCCCGAGGTCGTCAAGGAACACGGCGGCACCCCCGTCCGCACCCGCGTCGGACACTCCTTCATCAAGCAGGAGATGGCCACCTCCGGCGCCATCTTCGGCGGCGAGCACTCCGCGCACTACTACTTCAAGGACTTCTGGAACGCGGACACCGGCATGCTCGCCGCGCTCCACGTCCTCGCGGCCCTCGGCGGCCAGCCCGGCACCCTCTCCGACCTGGTCTCCTCCTACGACCGCTACGTCGGCTCCGGCGAGATCAACTCGACCGTCGCCGACCAGGCCGGCCGCACCGCCCTCGTCAGGAAGACCTACGGCTCCCGGGACGGCGCCACCGTCGACGAACTCGACGGCCTCACCGTGACCACCGCCGACTGGTGGTTCAATCTGCGCCCGTCCAACACCGAGCCGTTGCTGCGCCTGAACGTCGAGGCCCGCGACACCGCGACCCTCGAAAAGATCCGCGACGAGGTCCTCGCACTCGTCCGCGCGTAGTCACCCGCCGGACAAGAAGCGCCTCGGCATCACCGGGCCGGGCCGCGTCACACGCGGCCCGGCGGTACGCTGACCTCGCCCAATCCGCATGTTCGAAGGGAAGCGCCCCATGCCGCTCGAAGCCGGCCTCCTGCAGATCCTCGCCTGTCCCGCCTGCCACTCGCCCCTCGACGACAAGTCGGCCGACGAGAACACCCCCGAGCTGATCTGCACCGGCCAGGACTGCGGCCTCGCGTACCCGGTCCGTGACGGCATCCCGGTCCTCCTCGTGGACGAGGCCCGCCGCCCCGCCTGACCCGCCCGCGCAGACGCTGAGACCGGTTCCGTCCCCCTGGGCCCTCGCCCCCGGGTCCGTCCACCCACAGCCGGAGGCCGCCATGCTCGACGAGTCCATCCTCGACGCACCGGACGATCTCGCCCGCGCCGACCGCCGCGGCCTGCTCCGCGGCGCCGCCGACGCCGGAGCCAGGGTCCGGACCGCCGCCCGGCACGCCGCCGAGGCCGGCCTGGCCGACCTGCGGCCCGACGGCCGCCC of the Streptomyces sp. NBC_01426 genome contains:
- a CDS encoding DUF5719 family protein, whose translation is MKQRAPLTLAAVAAALAAVTGVASLTAPAAPAAEGAAGASRMPVERSVLTCPAPSTSDIAETTYTSITPGKPGAPGTARLLTRDGKPVVQPKEPGKPAGAAASGAEAPPLTGSADGVMAPGWTAQQTTKVAVGQSRGLLGVACTPPGTDFWFPALSSAKGRLDSIHLTNPDDTEATVQVKLYGPDGLLKDKPGSPERLPYKVDPRASAKVMLSDFLPGTQLTDLTARVTVVTGRVGATAQIAEEGVGVDWLPASTGPTGSLVLPGIPADATSVRLVAFAPGEDDADLNLRLAGPGGSISPAGNEQVHVKAGMTASVDLKDVTRGEVGSLHLTPADPKKATPVVAAVRVVRGTGAKQELGFLPATAPVGARATVADNRLDDKATLLALTAAGSGDAKVRVTASPGTDGGEPTVKEVTVKAGTTLAVSPPPAPTGAKGAYALTLETLSGGPVYASRTLTLPHEGIPMFTIQPFGDDLSTVAVPKAVEDLSILTR
- a CDS encoding metallopeptidase family protein produces the protein MRGPVAPPQVPLAASRAELFGDLVRDSVERLERRWTQLAEVEFVVADVPGPPGGADGGWNDEAVPLGGLVEARDGRPARIVVFRRPVEIRAKGRDEKAMLVHEIVVEQVAELLGLSPEIVDPRYGQD
- a CDS encoding DUF3499 domain-containing protein; protein product: MSLVRRCSRTACGRPAVATLTYVYADSTAVLGPLATYAEPHCYDLCAEHSERLTAPRGWDVVRLTDGSAPSRPSGDDLEALANAVREAARPHDRAAQAGGSGPGAPTPGETRRGHLRVLRSPDS
- a CDS encoding phosphomannomutase/phosphoglucomutase, which produces MAADLSNIVKAYDVRGVVPDEWDESLAALFGAAFVEVTGATAIVVGHDMRPSSPGLSAAFARGAAARGVDVTLIGLCSTDQLYYASGTLDRPGAMFTASHNPARYNGIKLCRAGAAPVGQDTGLATIRELVEKWTDEGAPAVPADTVPGTVTEQDTLTGYADHLKGLVDLTAIRPLKVVVDAGNGMGGHTVPTVFEGLPLDLVPLYFELDGTFPNHEANPLDPKNLVDLQARVLAEGADLGLAFDGDADRCFVVDERGEGVSPSAITALVAARELARNGGTGVVIHNLITSWSVPEVVKEHGGTPVRTRVGHSFIKQEMATSGAIFGGEHSAHYYFKDFWNADTGMLAALHVLAALGGQPGTLSDLVSSYDRYVGSGEINSTVADQAGRTALVRKTYGSRDGATVDELDGLTVTTADWWFNLRPSNTEPLLRLNVEARDTATLEKIRDEVLALVRA
- a CDS encoding Trm112 family protein; translation: MPLEAGLLQILACPACHSPLDDKSADENTPELICTGQDCGLAYPVRDGIPVLLVDEARRPA